A genome region from Mycobacterium florentinum includes the following:
- a CDS encoding VOC family protein: MPIRDGAPLGAPCWIDLTTSELDRARNFYGTAFGWTFESAGPEYGGYLNVAKDGHRVAGMMANRPETGSPDVWTTYFHTVDINATAAAATAAGGAVCVEPMEIPAKGYMGLATDPSGAFFGLWQPLEHRGFEVIGGAGAPVWHQLTSRDYRAALDFYREVFGWRTEVVGDSDEFRYTTAWFGDQQAPASGWYPQLGVMDGAAILPEGVPSQWTIFFGAEDVDKTLQVIAENGGAVLRGAEDTPYGRLAAATDPTGVTFNLSSLRA; this comes from the coding sequence GTGCCCATCCGTGACGGCGCCCCGCTGGGCGCACCCTGCTGGATCGATTTGACGACCTCGGAGCTCGACCGCGCCCGGAACTTCTACGGCACGGCCTTCGGCTGGACGTTCGAGTCCGCCGGACCCGAGTACGGCGGTTACCTCAACGTCGCCAAGGACGGCCACCGCGTCGCCGGCATGATGGCCAACCGCCCCGAGACGGGGTCGCCAGACGTGTGGACGACCTACTTCCACACCGTCGATATCAACGCGACGGCCGCCGCCGCGACCGCCGCCGGCGGCGCGGTATGCGTGGAGCCGATGGAAATACCCGCCAAGGGGTACATGGGCCTCGCCACCGATCCGTCCGGCGCGTTTTTCGGCTTGTGGCAGCCGCTGGAGCATCGCGGTTTCGAGGTGATCGGCGGGGCCGGCGCACCGGTCTGGCATCAATTGACCAGCCGCGATTACCGTGCGGCGCTGGACTTCTATCGCGAGGTTTTCGGCTGGCGGACCGAGGTCGTCGGTGACAGCGACGAATTCCGTTACACCACAGCATGGTTCGGTGATCAGCAAGCCCCCGCAAGCGGGTGGTACCCCCAGCTCGGCGTGATGGACGGCGCGGCCATACTGCCCGAGGGCGTGCCGTCGCAGTGGACCATCTTCTTCGGCGCCGAGGATGTCGACAAAACACTCCAGGTGATCGCCGAGAACGGCGGAGCCGTGCTGCGGGGAGCCGAGGACACGCCGTACGGACGGCTGGCCGCGGCCACCGACCCCACCGGCGTCACGTTCAACCTGTCCTCGCTGCGGGCGTGA
- a CDS encoding carotenoid oxygenase family protein, producing MDVEIVGKFLSTLPEDDDHPYRTGPWRPQTTEWDANDLAPVEGKIPDDLDGIYLRNTENPLHPALKTYHPFDGDGMVHVVGFRDGKAFYRNRFIRTDGFLAENDAGEPLWPGLAEPVQLARREQGWGARTKMKDASSTDVIVHRGIALTSFYQCGDLYRIDPYSANTLGKESWNGRFPLDWGVSAHPKVDNRTGELLFFNYSKQDPYMRYGVVDADNELAHYVDIPLPGPRLPHDMAFTENYAILNDFPLFWDPRLLEHDVHLPRFYPDIPSRFAVIPRRGSTADIRWFEAAPTFVLHFTNAYEDGDEIVLDGFFEGDPQPLDTGGAKWEKLFRFLALDRLQARLHRWRFNLVTGAVTEEQLSDSITEFGTINPDYAGADYRYTYAATGKPGWFLFDGLVKHDLRTGGQQGFSFGDGVYGSETAMAPRVGAAGEDDGYLVTLTTDMNTDASYCVVFDAARVTDGPVCKLQLPERISSGTHSTWAPGAQLRRWATAESAAAAVGL from the coding sequence ATGGACGTTGAGATCGTCGGCAAGTTCCTGTCGACCCTGCCCGAAGACGACGACCACCCCTACCGGACCGGCCCGTGGCGACCACAGACCACCGAGTGGGACGCCAACGACCTGGCCCCGGTGGAGGGGAAGATCCCCGACGACCTCGATGGCATCTACTTGCGCAACACCGAGAACCCGCTGCATCCTGCGTTAAAGACCTATCACCCGTTCGACGGTGACGGCATGGTGCACGTCGTCGGCTTCCGCGATGGAAAAGCCTTCTACCGCAACCGCTTTATCCGCACCGACGGCTTTCTGGCCGAGAACGACGCCGGCGAGCCGCTGTGGCCGGGTCTGGCCGAACCGGTGCAACTGGCCCGGCGCGAGCAGGGCTGGGGCGCGCGAACGAAGATGAAGGACGCGTCGAGCACCGACGTCATCGTGCACCGCGGAATCGCGCTGACCAGCTTCTACCAGTGCGGTGATCTGTACCGGATCGACCCGTATTCGGCCAACACCCTCGGCAAGGAAAGCTGGAACGGGCGCTTCCCCCTCGACTGGGGGGTGTCCGCGCATCCGAAGGTGGACAACAGAACCGGCGAACTGCTGTTCTTCAACTACAGCAAGCAGGATCCGTACATGCGCTACGGCGTCGTCGATGCCGACAACGAGCTTGCGCACTACGTCGACATCCCGTTGCCCGGCCCGCGTCTCCCCCACGACATGGCGTTCACCGAAAACTACGCCATCCTCAACGATTTCCCGTTGTTCTGGGATCCGCGGCTGCTCGAACACGATGTGCACCTGCCGCGCTTCTACCCCGACATTCCGTCGCGCTTCGCGGTGATCCCGCGCCGCGGTTCGACCGCTGACATCAGGTGGTTCGAGGCGGCCCCCACGTTCGTGCTGCATTTCACCAACGCCTACGAGGACGGCGACGAGATCGTACTGGACGGCTTCTTCGAAGGCGATCCCCAGCCACTCGACACCGGAGGAGCGAAGTGGGAGAAGCTGTTTCGCTTCCTCGCGCTGGACCGCCTGCAAGCGCGGCTGCACCGGTGGCGCTTCAACCTGGTCACCGGTGCGGTGACAGAGGAGCAGTTGTCGGACTCGATCACCGAGTTCGGAACGATCAACCCCGACTACGCGGGTGCCGACTACCGCTACACCTACGCCGCCACCGGGAAGCCGGGCTGGTTCCTGTTCGACGGGCTGGTCAAACACGATCTGCGGACCGGGGGCCAGCAGGGTTTCTCGTTCGGCGACGGCGTCTACGGCAGTGAGACCGCGATGGCGCCCCGCGTGGGCGCCGCCGGTGAAGACGACGGCTACCTGGTCACCCTGACCACCGACATGAACACCGACGCCTCCTATTGCGTGGTGTTCGACGCCGCCCGGGTCACCGACGGACCGGTGTGCAAACTACAACTCCCGGAACGCATTTCGAGCGGCACACATTCCACGTGGGCGCCCGGTGCGCAGTTGCGGCGCTGGGCGACCGCCGAGTCGGCGGCCGCCGCCGTGGGCCTGTGA
- a CDS encoding antitoxin → MGFLDKAKDLLAQNADKVETAIDKAGEFVDDKTQGKYSDTIHKVQEEAKKAIDAQGPGDQQN, encoded by the coding sequence ATGGGATTCCTGGACAAGGCGAAGGACCTGTTGGCGCAGAACGCCGACAAGGTCGAGACCGCGATCGACAAGGCCGGCGAGTTCGTCGACGACAAGACGCAGGGCAAGTACTCCGACACCATCCACAAGGTGCAGGAAGAGGCCAAGAAGGCGATCGACGCCCAGGGCCCCGGCGACCAGCAGAACTGA
- a CDS encoding type II toxin-antitoxin system Rv0910 family toxin, with protein MAKLSGSIDVPLPPAQAWTHASDLSRFKDWLSIHRVWRSKLPDDLQKGTVIESIVEVKGMLNRIKWTIVHYKPPEAMTLNGDGVGGVKVKLIAKVKPKDDGSVVSFDVRLGGPALFGPIGVIVAAALRSDINESLERFVTVFTGPDPGRNGHGGAGR; from the coding sequence ATGGCGAAGCTTTCCGGATCCATCGACGTACCCCTGCCGCCGGCCCAGGCCTGGACGCATGCCTCCGATCTGTCCCGCTTCAAGGACTGGCTGAGCATCCACCGGGTGTGGCGCAGCAAGCTGCCCGACGACCTGCAAAAGGGCACGGTCATCGAATCCATCGTCGAGGTCAAGGGCATGCTCAACCGGATCAAGTGGACGATCGTGCACTACAAGCCGCCGGAGGCCATGACGCTCAACGGCGATGGCGTCGGCGGCGTCAAGGTCAAGCTGATTGCGAAGGTCAAACCGAAGGATGACGGATCGGTCGTCAGCTTCGACGTGCGCCTCGGTGGTCCCGCGCTGTTCGGCCCGATCGGCGTGATCGTGGCCGCCGCACTGAGAAGCGACATCAACGAATCCCTGGAAAGATTCGTCACCGTGTTCACCGGTCCCGATCCCGGTCGCAACGGGCATGGTGGCGCCGGCCGCTGA
- a CDS encoding DUF4185 domain-containing protein: MTLSGILRTTSLALVPVAAIAYIVAAGPAPSANATPCGAPEANIEPPVAQPAMPAPQPVVQPPTGRRPSHANDSAPLPKLGPLIASLIKPPTGAGQRYSAPMVPQAGVVPPPAPNPPVPGLPQSPNATPLRPNAAPPAPPAAAPQPAPDAAAPPAQIAGAPTSLVDWVTGPNGPNKTLQRFGISGTDLGIIWDNGDPTNRQALMAFGDTFGYCKVRGQQWRYNVLFRSNDHDLSQGIHIADGVPNNNYSGSPVWTNGLSKQVVNTIHKASHETGIIPTSAMSLGRTQYMSYMSIRQWGRDGEWSTNYSAIARSNDNGQNWGIFPGSIRTSAPDTVPGAGFTPGNENFQMGAFMKGQDGYIYNFGTPSGRGGAAYLSRVPPSQLPDLSKYQYWNGDNGGHWVPANPAAATPLWPGPVGEMSAQYNSYLKQYLVLYTNGGSNDVVARTAPTPQGPWSGEQPLVTSFQMPGGIYAPMIHPWSSGRDLYFNLSLWSAYDVMLMHTVLP, encoded by the coding sequence ATGACTTTGTCGGGGATTCTTCGGACTACGTCGCTAGCGCTGGTGCCGGTGGCCGCTATCGCATACATCGTTGCGGCAGGCCCGGCGCCGTCAGCAAACGCCACGCCATGCGGTGCGCCCGAGGCCAACATCGAACCACCTGTCGCGCAGCCGGCGATGCCGGCGCCTCAGCCGGTCGTCCAACCGCCGACCGGGCGCCGGCCCTCGCACGCGAATGACTCGGCGCCGCTGCCCAAGTTGGGTCCGCTGATCGCCTCGTTGATCAAACCGCCCACCGGCGCCGGCCAGCGGTACTCGGCTCCGATGGTTCCGCAGGCGGGAGTCGTGCCGCCGCCGGCGCCGAACCCGCCCGTACCGGGGCTGCCGCAGTCCCCGAATGCCACGCCGTTGCGGCCCAACGCGGCCCCCCCGGCCCCACCGGCCGCAGCACCGCAGCCGGCGCCCGACGCCGCCGCGCCGCCCGCCCAGATCGCCGGAGCGCCGACGTCACTGGTCGACTGGGTGACCGGACCGAACGGCCCGAACAAAACCCTGCAACGCTTCGGCATTTCCGGAACGGACCTCGGAATCATCTGGGACAACGGCGATCCCACCAACCGCCAGGCGCTGATGGCCTTCGGTGACACCTTCGGCTATTGCAAGGTCCGCGGCCAGCAATGGCGGTACAACGTGCTGTTCCGCAGCAACGACCATGATCTGTCGCAGGGCATCCACATCGCAGACGGCGTGCCCAACAACAATTACTCGGGCTCCCCGGTGTGGACCAACGGCCTGTCCAAGCAGGTCGTCAACACCATCCACAAGGCGAGCCACGAAACGGGAATCATTCCGACGTCGGCCATGTCGCTCGGCCGCACGCAATACATGAGCTACATGTCGATTCGGCAATGGGGCCGCGACGGCGAATGGTCGACGAACTATTCGGCCATCGCGAGGTCCAACGACAACGGGCAGAACTGGGGGATCTTCCCGGGCTCCATCCGGACGTCCGCACCCGACACCGTGCCGGGCGCCGGGTTCACCCCGGGCAACGAGAACTTCCAAATGGGTGCGTTCATGAAGGGTCAGGACGGCTACATCTACAACTTCGGCACCCCCTCGGGACGCGGCGGTGCGGCGTACCTGTCGCGGGTTCCCCCGAGTCAGCTGCCCGACCTGTCCAAGTACCAATACTGGAACGGCGACAACGGTGGACATTGGGTCCCGGCCAATCCGGCTGCGGCGACACCGCTTTGGCCCGGCCCGGTCGGCGAGATGTCGGCCCAGTACAACAGCTACCTGAAGCAGTACCTGGTGCTGTACACCAACGGCGGCAGCAACGACGTGGTGGCGCGGACCGCGCCGACACCGCAGGGGCCGTGGAGCGGTGAGCAACCGCTGGTGACGTCGTTCCAGATGCCCGGTGGCATCTATGCGCCGATGATCCACCCCTGGTCGTCGGGTCGGGACCTGTACTTCAACCTGTCGCTGTGGTCTGCCTACGACGTGATGTTGATGCACACTGTGCTGCCGTAG
- a CDS encoding VOC family protein — MNSEKSRRTTHWPIRLASIGAIRFARRSSNFEETVRFYRELVGLPLFETFEASYGSNGAIFGLPSWNLTMEIVEAPDGDVAVDDHEQLCLYFPDEQSQRAAIARLQEAGAETVQQHPYWTATGAVTYRDPDGREVVFAPFVFGVNEPSESSTSGKHDFPTG; from the coding sequence ATGAACTCCGAAAAGTCCCGCAGGACCACACACTGGCCCATCCGGCTGGCCTCGATCGGCGCCATCCGCTTTGCTCGCCGGTCGTCGAACTTCGAAGAGACCGTGCGGTTTTACCGTGAGCTGGTGGGGCTGCCGCTGTTCGAGACGTTCGAGGCCAGCTATGGCAGCAACGGCGCTATCTTCGGCTTGCCCAGCTGGAACCTGACGATGGAGATTGTGGAGGCACCCGACGGCGACGTCGCGGTCGATGACCACGAGCAGCTGTGCCTGTACTTCCCGGACGAGCAGTCGCAGCGGGCCGCGATCGCGCGCCTGCAGGAAGCAGGAGCCGAAACGGTGCAGCAGCACCCGTACTGGACGGCAACCGGTGCGGTGACCTATCGCGACCCCGACGGACGCGAGGTTGTGTTCGCGCCCTTTGTGTTCGGAGTCAACGAGCCCAGCGAGAGCTCCACCTCGGGCAAACACGACTTCCCGACGGGCTGA
- a CDS encoding MFS transporter produces MGNGLRPKQFGAGRAYLNRVVAASMAGTVVEWYEFFLYGTAATLVFGKVFFAKGGNDLDAIFAAFVTYAVGFAARPLGGIVFGQLGDRHGRKKLLQLSLLLVGVSTFLMGCLPTFAQIGYWAPALLVLLRFVQGFAVGGEWGGAVLLVAEHSPNASRGFWASWPQAGVPGGNMLATAVLLVLTSTLSDAEFLSWGWRVAFWLSAVVVLIGYYIRTKVTDAPIFLEAQRQAELAKSTRAGVLEVIKRYPRGVFTAMGLRVGENIMYYLVVTFSITYLKVHVHANTKAILWWLLVAHAAHFAVIPFFGHLSDRFGRRPVYFAGAIATSTWGFFAFPMMNSGRNTIIMSAVVIGLVFHGVMYAVQPSAMAEMFPTRMRYSGVSLGYQVTSIAAGSLAPIIAVRLLETYKSAVPIAWYLAGAAAVSAVAALAARETKGIDLADVDLADFQGAGPDRSARPPDGPEPTELVGGTV; encoded by the coding sequence ATCGGTAATGGGTTGCGGCCCAAACAATTTGGAGCCGGACGCGCATACCTCAACCGAGTGGTCGCCGCCTCGATGGCCGGCACCGTCGTCGAATGGTACGAATTCTTCCTCTACGGCACCGCGGCCACCCTGGTGTTCGGCAAGGTCTTCTTTGCCAAGGGCGGCAACGACCTCGACGCCATTTTCGCCGCCTTCGTGACCTACGCCGTCGGCTTCGCCGCACGACCGCTGGGCGGAATCGTCTTCGGGCAGCTCGGGGATCGGCACGGACGCAAGAAGTTGCTACAGCTGAGCCTGCTGCTAGTCGGCGTCTCGACCTTCCTGATGGGTTGTCTGCCGACGTTCGCCCAGATCGGCTACTGGGCCCCGGCGCTGCTGGTGCTGCTGCGGTTCGTCCAGGGCTTCGCCGTCGGCGGTGAATGGGGCGGCGCGGTTCTGCTCGTCGCCGAGCACAGCCCGAACGCGAGCCGCGGCTTCTGGGCGAGTTGGCCGCAGGCCGGTGTGCCGGGCGGAAACATGCTGGCCACGGCCGTGCTGCTGGTTCTCACCTCGACCCTGTCGGACGCGGAGTTCCTCAGCTGGGGCTGGCGCGTGGCCTTCTGGTTGTCCGCGGTCGTCGTCCTGATCGGCTACTACATCCGCACCAAGGTCACCGACGCCCCGATCTTCCTCGAAGCGCAGCGACAGGCCGAGCTCGCCAAATCGACTCGGGCCGGGGTGCTGGAGGTGATCAAGCGTTACCCGCGTGGCGTTTTCACGGCCATGGGACTACGGGTGGGCGAAAACATCATGTACTACCTGGTAGTGACGTTCTCGATCACGTACCTCAAGGTGCATGTGCACGCGAACACCAAGGCCATCTTGTGGTGGCTATTGGTCGCGCACGCCGCGCATTTCGCGGTCATTCCCTTTTTCGGGCATCTCAGCGACCGATTCGGCAGGCGCCCAGTCTATTTCGCCGGTGCCATCGCGACCAGCACCTGGGGCTTCTTCGCCTTTCCGATGATGAACAGCGGCCGCAACACGATCATCATGTCCGCGGTCGTCATCGGTCTGGTGTTTCACGGAGTGATGTACGCGGTGCAGCCGTCCGCCATGGCCGAGATGTTTCCGACCCGGATGCGGTATTCAGGCGTGTCGCTCGGATACCAGGTCACCTCGATCGCGGCCGGGTCGCTCGCGCCGATCATTGCCGTCCGATTGCTCGAGACCTACAAATCGGCGGTACCCATCGCCTGGTACCTGGCGGGCGCCGCCGCGGTGAGCGCCGTTGCTGCCCTGGCCGCCCGCGAGACGAAGGGCATCGACCTGGCCGACGTCGATCTCGCCGACTTCCAGGGCGCGGGGCCGGATCGGTCCGCCCGGCCTCCCGATGGACCCGAACCGACCGAGCTTGTCGGGGGCACCGTCTAG
- a CDS encoding potassium channel family protein, whose translation MRIGIAGAGKVGRSVAGELLDNGHKILLIERERSNFEPTTVPDADWLLADACELTALQEAGLQTCDVVIAATGDDKSNLVVGLLAKVEFGVPRVVARINDVRNDWLFTQSWGIDVAVSTPDAMVAGIEGAIDVGHLVRLMALHQGRAALTKLTLPEGNPLVGQQVSELELPGDHVLVTLVRGDTVLVPQPNDVLEAGDEMLFVSNDSLDLLSKADKDTPLWGAIRKAWRKDT comes from the coding sequence TTGCGAATCGGGATTGCCGGCGCGGGAAAAGTCGGCCGTTCGGTCGCGGGCGAGTTGCTGGACAACGGCCACAAGATTTTGTTGATCGAACGCGAACGGAGCAACTTCGAACCGACCACGGTTCCCGACGCGGATTGGCTGCTTGCCGACGCCTGCGAGCTGACAGCATTACAAGAGGCGGGCCTGCAGACGTGCGATGTCGTGATCGCAGCAACCGGAGACGACAAGTCCAATCTGGTCGTGGGTCTGCTGGCCAAGGTCGAGTTCGGAGTGCCCCGGGTGGTGGCAAGGATCAACGACGTCCGCAACGACTGGCTCTTCACCCAGAGTTGGGGTATCGACGTGGCGGTCTCGACGCCCGACGCCATGGTCGCGGGAATCGAGGGCGCCATCGACGTCGGCCACCTGGTGCGATTGATGGCGCTGCACCAAGGGCGGGCAGCCCTGACGAAACTGACTCTGCCCGAAGGTAATCCACTCGTGGGACAGCAAGTGTCCGAATTGGAATTGCCAGGGGATCACGTGTTGGTCACCCTGGTTCGTGGTGACACCGTGCTGGTTCCCCAGCCCAACGACGTGCTCGAAGCCGGCGACGAGATGTTGTTCGTCAGCAATGACTCGCTGGACCTGCTCAGCAAGGCCGACAAGGACACCCCCCTTTGGGGGGCAATCCGAAAGGCCTGGCGAAAAGACACCTGA
- a CDS encoding acetyl-CoA acetyltransferase: MDGSANVWILGGYQSDFARNLTKEDRDFAALTGEVVDATLAAAKVDAADIGVVHVANAFGEMFASQGHLGAMPATVCDGLWDTPASRHEAACASGSVAALSAIADLRSGAYDTALVIGLELEKPVPGDIAAVYLGAAAWTGHEGADAKYLWPSMFAQVADEYDRRYGLDDTHLRAIAALNFANARRNPNAQTRGWSVPDPITADDATNPITEGRLRRYDCSQMTDGGAGLVLANDAYLRDHPDARPIGRIEGWGHRTVGLGLQQKLDRAADDEYVLPHVRSAVLDALRRAQVALDDVDGFEVHDCFTPSEYLAIDHIGLTGPGESWKAIENGEIEIGGRLPINPSGGLIGGGHPVGASGVRMLLDAAKQVSGGAGDYQVEDAKTFGTLNFGGSTATTVSFVVGTTIGA; the protein is encoded by the coding sequence ATGGACGGCTCGGCAAACGTGTGGATTCTCGGCGGTTACCAGAGCGATTTCGCTCGCAACCTGACGAAGGAAGACCGCGACTTCGCGGCCTTGACCGGCGAGGTGGTCGACGCCACCCTCGCCGCGGCGAAGGTGGACGCGGCGGACATCGGAGTGGTCCACGTCGCGAATGCCTTCGGCGAGATGTTCGCCAGCCAAGGTCACCTCGGCGCCATGCCGGCGACGGTGTGCGACGGGCTCTGGGACACCCCGGCGTCCCGGCACGAGGCCGCCTGCGCATCCGGCAGTGTGGCGGCGTTGTCGGCGATCGCCGATTTGCGCTCCGGCGCCTACGACACCGCACTCGTGATCGGGCTCGAGCTGGAAAAACCCGTGCCCGGTGACATCGCCGCGGTGTATCTCGGTGCCGCCGCATGGACCGGACACGAGGGAGCCGACGCAAAGTACCTCTGGCCGTCGATGTTCGCGCAGGTTGCCGACGAGTACGACCGGCGCTACGGCTTGGACGACACCCACTTGCGGGCCATCGCGGCGCTCAACTTCGCCAACGCGCGGCGCAACCCCAACGCCCAGACCCGCGGCTGGAGCGTCCCGGATCCGATTACCGCTGACGACGCGACCAACCCGATCACCGAAGGCCGGCTGCGCCGGTACGACTGCAGCCAAATGACCGACGGCGGTGCGGGTTTGGTCCTGGCCAACGACGCCTATCTGCGCGACCATCCCGACGCGCGCCCGATCGGGCGCATCGAGGGCTGGGGCCATCGCACCGTCGGGCTGGGCCTGCAGCAGAAACTCGACCGGGCCGCCGACGACGAGTACGTGCTCCCCCACGTGCGGTCGGCGGTGCTCGACGCGTTGCGCCGCGCGCAGGTGGCCCTCGACGACGTCGACGGGTTCGAGGTGCACGACTGCTTCACGCCCAGCGAGTACCTGGCCATCGACCACATCGGGCTGACCGGACCGGGCGAATCGTGGAAGGCCATCGAAAACGGGGAGATCGAGATCGGCGGGCGGCTCCCGATCAACCCCAGCGGCGGGCTGATCGGCGGCGGTCACCCGGTCGGGGCCTCCGGCGTGCGGATGCTGCTCGACGCGGCCAAACAGGTGAGCGGCGGGGCGGGTGACTATCAAGTCGAGGACGCAAAGACCTTCGGCACGCTGAACTTCGGCGGCAGCACCGCCACCACGGTCAGCTTCGTCGTGGGCACGACCATAGGCGCATGA